In the genome of Lathyrus oleraceus cultivar Zhongwan6 chromosome 4, CAAS_Psat_ZW6_1.0, whole genome shotgun sequence, the window ttgatgTAAAGAAGAGGACGGTGAGAGAAGTTTCTGAGTCTGAcgaagatgttgaagaagatgtctCTGACATCTCCCCTATGAAGAGGACAACTGTGAGGAAGTCCCCTGTGAAAGTTGTTGCTGTACATTTGGACaatatctctttccatcttgaagatggagctgCAAAATGGAAGTTTATGATCCAAAGAAGGGTGGCTGTAGAGAGAGAGTTAGGCAAGGATGTTGTtgaggtcaaagaggtcatgTACCTAATTAAAAATGTTGGGTTAATGAAGACTGTGGCTGTGTTATCTCAGTGCTATGAGGGATTGGTTAAGGAATTCATTGTTAACATTCCTGAAGATATTGCTAATAAAAACAGCAAGGAATTTTGTAAAGTTTTTGTGAGAGGGAAGTGTATCACATTTTCTCCCACTGTCATTAACAAGTTTCTGGGAAGAGGTACAGAAGGTGCATGTGAATTGGAAGCCACAGGCAAAGAGGTCTGTAAAGAAATTACAGCAAGACAGGTGAAGGAGTGGCCTAGTAAAAAGCATCTCCCTGCTGGGAAGCTGACTGTTAAGTATGCcatattgcataaaataggatttgcaaattgggtgcctaccaaccatatttccacaatttcaaatgcccttggaagatttatctttgctattggaaccaagTCGAAAgttgattatggtagatttatgtttgaacaaattgtcaagcatgcttcttctaatgcagtaaagctgctTATAGCctttccctcaatgatttgtgggattatcctgagtcAACACCCTGGGATTCTGAGTACCAATGACCTTccaagtagaagaaaacctcctctatcagTACACTACAAAatgtttgaaggcagtcatgtcaaagacattgtcatgacatctgctatgaaaaagccagcctcaaaagGTGGTCTTATTGCTAAGCTAAAGGAAACTTGTAAAGAGCTGGATgcagggataagggtagcaacatTCAGGAAAGAAGCGTTGGAAGCTCTAGTTGGAAGCTCTaattgcaagcttggagcaagctgaagGTGAGAATATTGGACAAgccaaggaagctgaagcccaaacctctagtgagaggtctgcaactaaagatgagacaagtggcaattctgtttctgatgctgatgaagatgcaaTCTCAAGCTCCTCTGATTAGCCCTTTTTGAAGTTGGCCCCCATTCATGAGATGATGTTTTTTGATTAGCTCTGTTGGATGTTCTGGTTTTTTTTGGCAGTTATGTTCTGCTGCTTTGATGTgtatttttctggattttctggTTTGTTGGATTTTATCTCATCTTGGTTAAAGTTGCGTATGTACTTAACCTTTGACATTATGTTTGTTTGActgaatagacatttattttgtctctttggtctcttttggctaaaaagaGGAAGAAGTAGCTAAAGCAGCTATGTTATACTATATGTTATGCTATAAATGATGTTACAGATGATGTTGGAGATGATTTGTATGATACAGATGATGTTGGAGATGTTGTTAAATGGGGAAGTGTTATGTATGTTACAGGTGATGTTGGAGATGATGTTAGATGGGGAAGTGTTCTGTCTGTGTAAAGCAGATTGGTGCTAGCTGAAGGGGGAGGTGGTGTGTtctgagcacaagcgcatgtgtgtttactatgtgtttactagttgctatttttgctagtaatgtgtgtttgtttacttctgctgctgaactgatactgtgattattttcttgtgaaacatatgatctgatgtatgtttttgccaaaaatttccaaagggggagtttgttagttctatgtgttggcatcaattttggtaaaacctagagttatcacaagttgtcacgcgtgttgtcttgacatgtgatatcagcttcctgtagtatgtttaaatatggttgtgcaggatttagctgagatgttagacccgatgttaagacatgtgtacacagaacattcagtctgaatgttatgtatcttaatATTGCGCTTCTCATGCAAATTTGTGTGTGATTGATATGGAGATTGAACGCTCcattcaaggagtaatttgaattaaaatcagattgatttattttccaataagatATGATCATCTGTCGTGAATAAGAAGATACgaaaggaaaatagatttagggttttatgatgtccaagcccattcAAAATCTTttatttaaaggccatgtaaaacctggttttaacacacaagaaaacgaactaaatagtgagagagaataagggttttagtcttgtgtgagcttgtgtattgtgagccattcattcatccgattgatgattgaattagactga includes:
- the LOC127136005 gene encoding uncharacterized protein LOC127136005, with protein sequence MNFLYDEILDVVPLSVIPGEAPVSNHPMDAFASACPTQGNNSSIPSSSTHATSSKEDMHHTDRVIRNLVTRILNEGHSVKGVSTPLSRMYPSLEVEPHSKKDDDSSRSEKDMVAEAKVAKKTTGVGPSKSWSKVDVKKRTVREVSESDEDVEEDVSDISPMKRTTVRKSPVKVVAVHLDNISFHLEDGAAKWKFMIQRRVAVERELGKDVVEVKEVMYLIKNVGLMKTVAVLSQCYEGLVKEFIVNIPEDIANKNSKEFCKVFVRGKCITFSPTVINKFLGRGTEGACELEATGKEVCKEITARQVKEWPSKKHLPAGKLTVNKAAYSLSLNDLWDYPESTPWDSEYQ